Genomic window (Pseudoliparis swirei isolate HS2019 ecotype Mariana Trench chromosome 23, NWPU_hadal_v1, whole genome shotgun sequence):
tgaatacacacaTACGATAAAAGACTTAATCTCACATtaatacaatttatttaaaaaatattcttaCCTGGGGGATTAGTAAAGCTGCTTCGTTAGTTTATCTTAGCAGGATCCCAGCTAAACGAAGTTATTACCCcaaaatattaacaataaataaataaaaaaccttggaAAGCGAAGCTGCAGATTAATCCTCGCGAACAACCGCAGGTAAACAAACGTTGTTGGTTTCTCTGAATGTTTTAAATGACGGATAAATAGAATAAACCCAGCTAGCTGCGgtgctaaccagctgctggtgCTAACGGGTTGACTAGCTTCACTCACTAGTTTAACCAGCTGGTTAACGGTGACCTACATATTTCAAACACAACATGTATCATTATATTTTGATTCCTAAACGAACAAACAGAATTCCGgttaaattaaagaaaacaagGGGCGGAAAAGTGATCTTAAAAAAAGGCCGTAAAACCAGGGAGTTGGCTGCGGGGCTAGCGGCGCTGCTTCCCGGCTACAGGACCCGCGAGCCGCCGGCTAGCTTCGGGCTGCTAGCTAGCCGGCCATCGCGGCGGGAATCCGGCGAACGAGCGGCACGCGGAGACGTTAGCCTCGGTGACCGGAGGAAGGAGGCTCATCCGGGGGAAGGAGACGCGTCCGGGCGGCCTGCTGCAGGTCCGGGTCCGTTTTAAAGCCTCTTCGGTCGGGTTCACGGCGGCTAGCTGGCTAGCGGGTccgggaggaggagctggaggagccggtgggggaggggctgtaAACACTgtggaggtacaagtacctctactgaagtacaagtacctctactgaagtacaagtacctcattaCTACActggagtacaagtacctcatttAGATTGTTGTTAGTTTTTTAATACAGTAGTAACGAGGCGCATCAAGTACAATCAATATGCACAaagtacacaaagtacacaaagCAACTTCTTCAGGAAATACAAATCAGCATCCAGAGACAGcgaggaccatgagaccacatgaagaccatatggagaccacatgaagaccatatggagaccacatgaagaccacgagaccatatggagaccacatgaagaccatgagaccatatggagaccacatgaagaccacaagaccatatggagaccacatgaagaccacgagaccatatggagaccacaagaccatatggagaccacatgaggaccatatggagaccacatgaagaccacgagaccatatggagaccacatgaagaccacaagaccatatggagaccacatgaagaccatgagaccatatggagaccacatgaagaccacaagaccatatggagaccacatgaagaccacgagaccatatggagaccacaagaccatatggagaccacatgaggaccatatggagaccacatgaagaccacgagaccacatgaagaccacgagaccatatggagaccacatgaagaccacaagaccatatggagaccacatgaggaccatttggagaccacatgaagaccacaagaccatatggagaccacatgaagaacatgagaccacatggagaccatatggagaccacaagaccatatgaagaccatgagaccataTGGACACCACATGAAGACCACAAGACCATatggagaccacatgaagaccatatggagaccacatgaagaccaaGAGACCATATGGAGACCACATGGAGACCATAAGACCATatggagaccacatgaagaccatgagaccatatggagaccacatgaagaccacaAGATCATatggagaccacatgaagaccatATGGAGACTACAtgaagaccacgagaccatATGGAGACCATatggagaccacatgaagaccatAAGACCACATGAAGAGCACATCAAGACCATATGAACCTATGGAGACCAGATGAGGACCATATGAAGACCATatgcaggggtgcacataactttttcagtgagttactcaggtgagtaccgggagatggtgtttggtactcactccatatgtagcgtcagcttttgtgacatccacctacgggggggggggggggggtgtagagatgatcaatatcagatcggtca
Coding sequences:
- the LOC130188663 gene encoding uncharacterized protein LOC130188663; translated protein: MVLMCSSCGLMVFMWSPYGLHMVSWSSCSLHMVFMWSPYDLVVFMWSPYGLMVFMWSPYGLMVSMWSPYGLLVFMWSPYGLHVVSIWSCGLHVVSIWSHGLHMVLWSPYGLHVVSCSSCGLHMVLWSSCGLQMVLMWSPYGLVVFMWSPYGLVVFMWSRGLHVVSIWSSCGLHMVLWSPYGLVVFMWSPYGLVVFMWSPYGLMVFMWSPYGLVVFMWSPYGLVVFMWSPYGPHVVSIWSCGLHMVSWSSCGLHMVLWSSCGLHMVSWSSCGLHMVSWSSCGLHMVFMWSPYGLHVVSWSSLSLDADLYFLKKLLCVLCVLCAY